From Coffea arabica cultivar ET-39 chromosome 10e, Coffea Arabica ET-39 HiFi, whole genome shotgun sequence, one genomic window encodes:
- the LOC140015423 gene encoding uncharacterized protein has translation MGKKKAVKKTKELSVAIAESSSLDAEGQQQPLTPRKRGRPRKIIAEKTEVEEVKEEEKTAPEEEAHDVEGGDSKKVKTSDEKEQGQPSKMKEDAATTTTTTTAAAAAVSSSKKQLSAPRSRARRKSKPRKSS, from the coding sequence ATGGGTAAAAAGAAAGCGGTGAAAAAGACAAAGGAGTTATCAGTCGCAATAGCAGAATCATCATCCCTTGATGCAGAAGGACAGCAGCAGCCTCTGACTCCTAGGAAAAGAGGAAGACCCCGGAAAATTATTGCTGAGAAAACTGAGGTGGAAGAAGTTAAGGAGGAAGAGAAAACAGCACCAGAGGAGGAGGCCCATGATGTTGAAGGAGGTGATTCAAAGAAAGTGAAAACAAGCGATGAAAAAGAACAAGGGCAGCCATCAAAGATGAAAGAAGACGCCGCGACGACGACGACGACaacaacagcagcagcagcagcagtatCCTCTTCAAAAAAGCAGCTTTCGGCTCCAAGGAGCAGAGCCAGGCGCAAAAGTAAGCCAAGGAAGAGCAGCTAA